TGTCATTAGATTTCTAATTTTCCAATGGTTGTTCCAGGTGCTTGTTTTCCTTTTTTATCTAATATAAATTGTTTGATTTTTTCTCCGTTCGTGAAGACGACGATCATCGTTGTTTGTTTGCCGGCTGCTTCGATTTTGGCTAAATCAGCTGTAGCGACAACATCTCCTGCAGTTACTTTTTGTCCTTCTGTGACAGAAATCGTAAAGGCAGAATCCTTCATTTCTACTGTATCCAATCCCATGTGGACTAGAACTTCGATCCCTTCGTTTGTTTGGATCCCTAAAGCATGTTTTGATGGGAAAATACTGCTGATTACCCCCTCTATTGGTGCGTAGATCGTCTCGTTTTCTGGGATGACAGCAAAGCCATCGCCCATCATTTTTTGTGAGAAGACAGGATCGTCTACTTCGTCAATTGCGATCACAGTTCCGTCAGCGACTGGAACCAGTGTTTTAGTGATACCAAGATAATTGGTAGTATCTGCAGCAGTTGTTGTTTCGGCTTGTGTTTGTTGAATTGAAGGAATTACAGCGCCGGAATCCAGTAAGTCTTGGATGTCTGATTTTAACACATCTGCTTTAGGACCGTAAACTGCTTGTACACCATTGTCTTTGACGATCAGTCCCATAGCGCCTGCTTTTTTCCATGACTCTTCATTTCCAACCTTGTCTTTGTCATGTACGCTGACCCGTAGGCGAGTCATACAAGCATCGACATCGACGATATTTTCTTTTCCACCAAGTAGATGGATCACCTCGATGATTTGAGGGTCGATTCCATCGATCGTTGTTGTTCCGCTTGTAGCTGCCGAATCGCTTGAAGTGTCGTTGCTATCATAGTTTCCGTTTCTACCAGGAGTAGCAAAGTTGAATTTTTTGATCATAAAGTTTGCGATGAAATAAGTCAATACACCGAACCCAATCGTGCAAAGAACGAAATTCAGTAAATCCATTCCTAAACCAGCTTTGAGTGCAAGTGGTGTTCGCGTCAATAATTCGATATTTCCGAAAGAGTGAACACGTAGCGAAACAATATCTGCCATCGCAAAAGCAGCCCCTTGGATCACTGCATATACAACATAAAGTGGTACAGCAGCAAACATGAACATAAACTCTAATGGCTCAGTTACCCCTGTTAAAAAGACAGCCAATGCTGCAGAAAGGTACATTGATTTGTAATTTGAACGTTTGTCAGGATCGACATTACGATACATCGCGACAGTCATTCCCATTAAAATACCAGAAGCGCCGATCATTTGTCCGACTTTGAAGCGGGCAGGCGTCCAATTGTTTAGAACGAAATCATACTGAGACATATCGCCAGCGCCTTTTAAGTTGACCAAATCAGTCGCCCAAGCTAGCCATAATGGATCTTGTCCAAATACTTGAGTTCCTGCTTGTGCACCGGAAAGGATTTCGTACGTTCCACCTAATTGTGTATAGTTGATCGGAATCGTCAGCATATGATGTAGGCCGAATGGTAAAAGCAGTCGCTCCAATGTTCCATACAAGAACGGTGCTAGGATCGGAGCGGTATCTTGTGATTGGGCGATCCATAAACCGAAGTTATTGATTCCAGCTTGGATCGATGGCCAAATAATTGCTAAAAGGATAGAAACGATCGTTGACCAGAAGATAACAACGAACGGGACAAAACGTTTTCCATTGAAAAATGACAAAGCGTCAGGTAATTTCCGGAAGTTGTAGTATTTATTAAAGGCCATAGCACCAACAAAACCAGCGATGATCCCGACGAACACTCCCATATTCAAAGCAGGAGCTTCTAAGACACTGGTGAAGAACCCTTTG
This sequence is a window from Enterococcus wangshanyuanii. Protein-coding genes within it:
- a CDS encoding PTS transporter subunit IIBC, coding for MKKLLSFEFWQKFGKALMVVIAVMPAAGLMISIGKTIPLINPDWTALATTGGVIENIGWAVIGNLHLLFALAIGGSWAKERAGGAFAAGLSFILINRITGSIFGVTSEMLADEQAFTHTLFGTKIMVKGFFTSVLEAPALNMGVFVGIIAGFVGAMAFNKYYNFRKLPDALSFFNGKRFVPFVVIFWSTIVSILLAIIWPSIQAGINNFGLWIAQSQDTAPILAPFLYGTLERLLLPFGLHHMLTIPINYTQLGGTYEILSGAQAGTQVFGQDPLWLAWATDLVNLKGAGDMSQYDFVLNNWTPARFKVGQMIGASGILMGMTVAMYRNVDPDKRSNYKSMYLSAALAVFLTGVTEPLEFMFMFAAVPLYVVYAVIQGAAFAMADIVSLRVHSFGNIELLTRTPLALKAGLGMDLLNFVLCTIGFGVLTYFIANFMIKKFNFATPGRNGNYDSNDTSSDSAATSGTTTIDGIDPQIIEVIHLLGGKENIVDVDACMTRLRVSVHDKDKVGNEESWKKAGAMGLIVKDNGVQAVYGPKADVLKSDIQDLLDSGAVIPSIQQTQAETTTAADTTNYLGITKTLVPVADGTVIAIDEVDDPVFSQKMMGDGFAVIPENETIYAPIEGVISSIFPSKHALGIQTNEGIEVLVHMGLDTVEMKDSAFTISVTEGQKVTAGDVVATADLAKIEAAGKQTTMIVVFTNGEKIKQFILDKKGKQAPGTTIGKLEI